One window of Methanocorpusculum vombati genomic DNA carries:
- a CDS encoding CpXC domain-containing protein, producing MKPVVKIITCPKCGEKQNFTMYPSINASSDPGLAEKYLEGTLTTLTCEECGFSGVVEYPMLYHDLDKKFSVFFAPDSSDREAKLPNVLPAHLLPEMRLRLVHNADDLREKIFIFRDLLDDRIVETVKDSILREMDARHEEKMPDALYYAQDMFGCEGRSLIFVPRKGTEYLEPIKIPFETYEKIKMLMHGIWERAVEGYTVVDKLWVQSAAKKEQT from the coding sequence ATGAAACCAGTAGTAAAAATCATAACCTGCCCGAAATGCGGGGAAAAACAGAACTTCACCATGTACCCGAGCATCAACGCCTCGTCAGATCCGGGTCTTGCGGAAAAATATCTCGAAGGAACGCTTACCACCCTGACCTGTGAAGAATGCGGATTTTCCGGAGTTGTTGAGTATCCGATGCTCTACCACGACCTTGACAAGAAGTTCTCGGTCTTTTTTGCACCCGACAGCAGCGACCGCGAGGCAAAACTTCCGAACGTCCTGCCCGCCCATCTGCTTCCCGAGATGCGTCTGCGGCTTGTTCACAACGCAGACGACCTCCGCGAAAAGATCTTCATCTTCCGTGACCTTCTGGATGACCGGATCGTCGAGACCGTCAAGGACTCCATTCTGCGGGAGATGGATGCCCGCCACGAGGAGAAAATGCCCGATGCCCTGTACTATGCGCAGGACATGTTCGGCTGCGAAGGCCGCTCTCTCATCTTTGTTCCGAGAAAGGGCACAGAGTATCTTGAACCGATCAAAATTCCGTTCGAAACCTATGAAAAGATCAAGATGCTGATGCACGGCATCTGGGAGCGGGCGGTTGAGGGCTACACCGTTGTTGACAAACTCTGGGTGCAGTCCGCCGCAAAGAAGGAGCAGACATGA
- a CDS encoding dihydroorotate dehydrogenase electron transfer subunit, with amino-acid sequence MTEEHMPVVVTITKVIEETPTIKTFVFDELFNFRPGQFCMVWVPGVDEIPMAFSAANAITVMKVGDATAALFTLKEGDKIGIRGPFGNGFFPTGKVLAIGGGIGVTPLFTLAASGEVDTFILGARTAEELVFADELANVTDLKIATDDGTRGYHGFVTGILDQLDATEYDTICVCGPEMMMKGILDRLVAKGIETRGQFSLHRYMKCGVGVCGSCCMDHEGLRVCRDGPVFTGDIIKNSEFAHHHRGPSGRKE; translated from the coding sequence ATGACTGAAGAACACATGCCGGTGGTGGTCACCATCACCAAAGTAATCGAGGAAACGCCGACCATCAAAACCTTCGTCTTCGACGAACTTTTCAACTTCCGGCCCGGTCAGTTCTGCATGGTCTGGGTACCGGGTGTTGACGAAATCCCGATGGCCTTCTCCGCTGCAAACGCCATCACCGTCATGAAAGTCGGGGACGCAACCGCAGCCCTCTTCACCCTCAAAGAGGGTGACAAAATCGGCATCCGGGGACCCTTCGGCAACGGATTTTTCCCGACCGGAAAAGTCCTCGCCATCGGCGGCGGCATCGGGGTCACGCCATTGTTCACCCTCGCCGCAAGCGGCGAGGTTGACACCTTCATTCTTGGGGCGCGAACCGCCGAAGAGCTGGTCTTTGCGGATGAACTTGCAAACGTAACCGACCTGAAGATTGCAACCGACGACGGAACCCGCGGATATCACGGATTTGTCACCGGTATTCTCGACCAGCTTGACGCAACAGAATATGATACCATCTGCGTCTGCGGTCCTGAGATGATGATGAAAGGAATCCTTGACCGGCTCGTAGCCAAAGGCATTGAGACACGGGGACAGTTCTCCCTGCACCGGTACATGAAATGCGGCGTCGGCGTCTGCGGCTCCTGCTGTATGGATCATGAAGGTCTCCGTGTCTGTCGTGACGGCCCGGTTTTTACCGGCGACATCATCAAAAACAGCGAGTTTGCCCATCACCACCGGGGTCCTTCCGGAAGAAAGGAATAA
- the tmk gene encoding dTMP kinase: MLITLEGIDGSGKSTLYEGLKTRLADLHPLFTREPGSPYLGDAVRRAIAADGDPMVEAALFVADHAVHLAEVVRPALADGRIVISDRYSDSRFAYQEVSLAGVHPDPHGWLEAVHAGWSVRPDMTILLVLPVAVAMSRLAGRCEQEHFERQEFLEAVQKNYLARAAEDPARFVLVDADRDAETILDFVEKSIRAAVR, from the coding sequence TTGCTGATTACCCTTGAGGGCATCGACGGTTCCGGCAAGTCGACCCTCTATGAAGGGTTGAAAACCCGCCTTGCGGATCTTCATCCCCTCTTCACCCGTGAACCGGGAAGTCCGTACCTTGGCGACGCCGTCCGGCGCGCCATTGCCGCCGACGGTGATCCGATGGTCGAAGCTGCGTTGTTCGTCGCCGACCATGCGGTGCATCTCGCCGAGGTTGTCCGACCGGCTCTGGCCGATGGCCGTATTGTCATCTCCGACCGGTACTCGGATTCACGGTTTGCCTATCAGGAGGTATCGCTTGCCGGTGTCCATCCGGACCCGCACGGATGGCTGGAGGCAGTTCATGCAGGCTGGTCTGTACGGCCCGACATGACGATTCTTCTTGTCCTGCCGGTGGCGGTGGCGATGTCGCGGCTTGCGGGACGGTGCGAGCAGGAACACTTTGAACGGCAGGAGTTCTTAGAGGCCGTGCAGAAAAATTATCTTGCCCGTGCTGCGGAGGATCCGGCACGGTTTGTTCTGGTGGATGCCGACCGTGACGCGGAAACAATTCTCGATTTTGTGGAGAAGAGTATTCGTGCAGCCGTACGGTAA
- a CDS encoding HisA/HisF-related TIM barrel protein gives MDVVLAMDLKDGYVVHGSSGNRGTYTPLTWGLSPSAEPSAYLAAMQPKYLYAADLDRIGMCGDHTELILRLAERVAGLWVDRGCSIPEEYLRGETIHNIVGTETIDAPLNEFAGGFLSVDVKDGHVIGAAFPPAASPADVLRAADETDFDGCILLNISSVGTSSGIDPAYAELLRSSSAKKLYYGGGVRSVEDLQTLADAGFDGAIVATAVHRGTVPLEIIREGSFC, from the coding sequence ATGGATGTTGTACTTGCAATGGATCTCAAGGACGGATACGTGGTGCACGGTAGTTCCGGGAACCGCGGGACCTATACGCCGCTGACCTGGGGTTTGTCCCCGTCGGCAGAGCCGTCCGCGTATCTTGCGGCGATGCAGCCGAAGTATCTGTATGCAGCAGACCTTGATCGGATCGGAATGTGCGGGGATCATACAGAACTGATTCTCCGGCTTGCAGAGCGGGTTGCGGGACTCTGGGTGGATCGCGGATGCAGTATCCCCGAGGAGTATCTGCGGGGGGAAACCATCCATAATATTGTGGGAACCGAAACGATCGATGCTCCCCTCAATGAATTTGCCGGCGGGTTCCTGAGTGTTGACGTCAAAGATGGTCACGTGATAGGTGCGGCATTTCCGCCTGCGGCCAGTCCCGCAGACGTGCTGCGTGCGGCGGATGAAACCGATTTTGACGGATGTATTCTCTTAAACATCTCCTCGGTCGGTACCTCCTCGGGCATCGATCCCGCATATGCAGAACTGCTGCGGAGCAGTTCTGCGAAAAAACTTTACTACGGCGGTGGTGTGCGGTCGGTGGAGGATCTGCAGACTCTTGCCGATGCCGGGTTTGACGGCGCGATTGTTGCAACCGCGGTGCACCGGGGAACGGTCCCGCTTGAGATCATCCGGGAGGGATCGTTTTGCTGA
- a CDS encoding dihydroorotate dehydrogenase, producing the protein MIKLQTPTETIGGVPLGNHMLLAAGVLGTTAASLSRMLRLGAGGVVTKSIGPEPKDGHHGPSLIPVAGGILNAMGLPNPSQEFTGEIAPLLTAKEPVVVSIFGGTPAEFAKVAEWFPDAPAFELNLSCPHAEGYGAAIGANPRVVRECTEAVKAFGKPVWVKLTPNVADIGVIGRAAEEGGADAVVAINTVKAMRISTGMRRPVLGNKFGGLSGTAVFPIAVRAVYDLYEACTIPIIGCGGVSTADNVLEMMMAGAAAVEIGSAVYDNINVFSDIAEDLYDANGIPAGEIVGCAHD; encoded by the coding sequence ATGATCAAGCTGCAGACACCGACAGAAACGATCGGCGGCGTCCCTCTCGGCAACCATATGCTCCTCGCCGCAGGAGTGCTCGGGACTACCGCCGCATCACTGTCACGAATGCTTCGCCTCGGGGCAGGCGGAGTTGTCACCAAATCAATCGGCCCGGAACCAAAAGACGGTCATCACGGCCCGTCGCTTATTCCGGTCGCAGGCGGCATCCTCAATGCAATGGGTCTGCCCAACCCCTCGCAGGAGTTCACCGGAGAAATTGCCCCGCTCCTTACCGCAAAAGAGCCGGTAGTTGTCAGCATCTTTGGCGGAACTCCGGCGGAGTTCGCCAAAGTTGCCGAATGGTTCCCGGACGCCCCTGCGTTTGAACTCAACCTCTCCTGTCCGCACGCCGAAGGATACGGCGCTGCGATCGGCGCAAACCCGCGTGTCGTGCGGGAGTGTACCGAAGCCGTCAAGGCCTTTGGGAAACCGGTCTGGGTCAAACTCACCCCGAACGTCGCCGACATCGGGGTAATCGGCAGAGCCGCAGAGGAGGGAGGAGCAGACGCGGTCGTTGCCATCAATACCGTAAAGGCAATGCGCATCTCAACCGGCATGCGCCGCCCGGTTCTCGGAAACAAGTTCGGCGGCCTTTCGGGAACAGCCGTGTTCCCGATTGCGGTGCGTGCAGTGTATGATCTCTATGAAGCATGTACCATCCCCATCATCGGCTGCGGCGGTGTCTCCACCGCCGACAACGTCCTTGAGATGATGATGGCGGGCGCTGCGGCTGTTGAGATCGGCAGCGCGGTCTATGATAACATCAATGTCTTCTCCGACATCGCCGAGGATCTGTATGATGCGAACGGAATACCTGCCGGAGAAATTGTGGGGTGCGCTCATGACTGA
- a CDS encoding CpXC domain-containing protein codes for MITDEDVVVCPDCEHEQKITICPSVNVTTDPEMREKVLSGELFLFTCEKCGYTGFAGYPFVYEDKETQGGFLIYLEPDCPDREVGIDGDMADQVVYREKPMRLVSDLNALKEKIFIFEAGLDDRVMELFKMLTLTKLHGDNPDQVPDVLLFTKVDEDAEGKKIFLAAFRDNKYLGVVELPYALYQTCVVTGEPIWDAPVTECAAIDQDWIADRLKAGEAEEHACDCDHEGAECDCDAKGKTEHDGTACDCDTEEGAEQGRRTCDCCGCDHDRN; via the coding sequence ATGATCACCGACGAGGATGTGGTTGTCTGTCCCGATTGCGAGCATGAACAGAAGATTACCATCTGTCCGTCCGTGAACGTAACAACCGATCCGGAGATGCGCGAAAAGGTTCTCTCCGGCGAACTGTTCCTGTTCACCTGCGAGAAGTGTGGTTACACCGGATTTGCCGGATACCCGTTTGTCTATGAAGACAAAGAGACGCAGGGAGGATTTCTGATCTATCTGGAACCGGACTGTCCCGACCGCGAGGTGGGTATTGACGGTGATATGGCGGATCAGGTCGTGTACCGGGAAAAACCGATGCGGCTTGTTTCGGATCTGAACGCCCTGAAGGAAAAAATCTTCATCTTTGAGGCTGGTCTTGACGATCGGGTGATGGAGCTGTTCAAGATGCTGACGCTCACTAAACTGCACGGCGACAATCCGGATCAGGTGCCGGATGTTCTGCTGTTCACCAAGGTGGATGAGGATGCAGAGGGCAAAAAAATCTTTCTTGCAGCATTCCGGGACAACAAATATCTGGGTGTTGTTGAGCTGCCGTACGCGCTTTATCAGACCTGTGTGGTGACCGGCGAGCCCATCTGGGATGCACCCGTCACGGAATGCGCGGCAATCGATCAGGACTGGATCGCCGACCGGCTGAAAGCGGGTGAAGCAGAAGAACATGCATGTGACTGCGACCACGAGGGTGCAGAGTGTGACTGTGATGCCAAAGGGAAAACGGAGCACGACGGAACGGCGTGCGACTGCGATACCGAAGAGGGAGCGGAGCAAGGCCGAAGGACGTGCGACTGCTGCGGGTGTGACCATGACCGGAACTGA